A region from the Metopolophium dirhodum isolate CAU chromosome 9, ASM1992520v1, whole genome shotgun sequence genome encodes:
- the LOC132952033 gene encoding uncharacterized protein LOC132952033 isoform X2 produces the protein MSLTEPSTLHIKTLLDKFGHSTFRPKQWEIIRSVLEEKKDVCVVMSTGYGKSLCYQYPAVHSNGLTIVVSPLISLIKDQLLSLEVKVKAYQLTTQTSMDDAERSLFSGDVRVLYITPESLDKDLVVLILQSLRTKNNIVAVAIDEAHCISQWGFDFRPAYRNLGKIRNILPKVPIMALTATATPIVRKDICTSLKLIKPNIFYMGFNRENLYFEVSRKLSKKTNLLLDIKKYKKENKLFFEGSTIIYCPTKKETDTVANELHSNGIKCGVYHSDISLKQRNIVHEQFVKDSLKIVVATMAFGMGIDKSDVRQVIHYGAPKDIESYYQEVGRAGRDGEPAMCYIFYNEEEIANNKRLTLSTNTDDMSYNSHKKKMAEAIEKYIETRLCRRQLLISYFEDVSSSNTTDRIIVRKDCCDNCTNNSSKRVGTIIPRTCEDEYTREEKVPQSKKQEISMEHSNTNHLNIFFKYNEQSNVSNCKVKNCPHPVMKGRRFQSLNNHILKRHPNEYRQLMITKNNKKNEGRRFEVDKNLKRKITSIERSNSNLVNKLYFNYNAESDESKCKIQNCPHPVMKGHRSKTLENHILKRHPNEYKQLLIERNCEVDKNMNKRKNIGSSNGILDDIKINKTNLNTSLNISMSRDMLLEACLELVTNNGRPFDIFKDSGMKKILKPITDAIGGNFDINPELIQLYITKKAESIVKIIKKEVENRPLSLKIDRVMRLNHSIIGINVHYQVENKLQIRTLEMTVLRESHNAELLKSVIIKVLDQYNIMHDQIYSCTVDSGSNMVKVVKPSSDNQGNNDNSDSDAEITNEELSDTNEDNGRDILIEHENKNDTLQDRIAISFQSPEKGLTHSFKCSAHTIQLCVYDGLNNTNHKDILNKARKIVRELRTPTMANALKNSGLKKSILDCKTKWNSLYDMLQGLLEHKDFCLMKSIDNRSLELSITNWGLIESLVVALKSVKTGSISLQRADLTVGDFFGCWWKIKNGLNKINNVFSVAIVESMNKMMEKLLFNDVFSAAVYLDPRYQQLLSLEFKNKAKAHLYKLWKLLESLKNRGISNNLRESADISNTSSEDLRIIDEEEDEFEQFLNTTCGPQAVSCSTQVQLPDIKSIIDSFDRVERISYDTNIRDYWILKQKDIPELYKLAQVLLAIPATQVSVERCFSSLKYILNRRDLSPTILENIMLVKCNTITN, from the exons ATGTCTTTGACGGAACctagcacattgcacataaaaACGCTTTTGGATAAATTTGGACATTCTACATTTCGGCCCAAGCAATGGGAAATCATACGATCGGTTTTGGAG GAGAAAAAAGACGTCTGTGTGGTTATGTCTACTGGTTATGGAAAAAGTCTGTGTTATCAGTATCCGGCAGTTCATAGCAACGGTTTAACCATAGTTGTTTCGCCGTTAATATCGCTAATAAAAGATCAATTGCTTTCCCTGGAG GTGAAGGTTAAAGCATATCAGCTAACAACGCAAACTTCTATGGATGACGCCGAAAGAAGTCTTTTTTCCGGAGACGTAAGAGTGTTATATATAACCCCAGAATCCTTAGACAAGGATTTAGTAGTACTGATTTTACAATCTTTACGGACTAAAAACAATATCGTTGCTGTTGCTATTGACGAAGCACATTGTATTAGTCAGTGGGGTTTTGATTTCAGACCTGCTTATAG GAATTTAGGAAAAATACGCAACATACTACCCAAAGTCCCAATCATGGCTTTAACAGCCACTGCTACACCAATTGTTCGCAAAGACATTTGCACCTCATTGAAACTCAT AAAACCAAACATTTTCTATATGGGATTTAATAGAGAAAATTTATACTTTGAGGTGTCAAGAAAGCtgtcaaaaaaaacaaatttattattggacataaaaaaatataagaaagaaaacaaacttttttttgagGGATCAACAATTATCTATTGTCCAACAAAAAAAGAGACTGATACAGTTGCAAATGAATTACATA gtaaTGGGATAAAATGTGGAGTTTATCATTCTGACATTTCATTGAAACAAAGAAACATTGTGCATGAACAATTTGTAAAAGatagtttgaaaattgttgTAGCCACAATGGCTTTTGGAATGGGAATTGATAAATCAG ATGTAAGACAGGTAATTCATTATGGAGCTCCAAAAGATATTGAATCATATTATCAAGAAGTCGGTCGAGCAGGACGAGATGGTGAACCAGCAATGTGTTATATTTTCTACAATGAAGAAGAAATTGCAAACAATAAGAGGTTAACACTTTCAACAAACACAGATGACATGTCATACaactctcataaaaaaaaaatggctgaGGCCATCGAAAAGTACATTGAGACTAGATTGTGTAGACGTCAACTACTAATATCCTATTTTGAGGATGTCTCTTCGTCAAATACAACTGACAGAATCATCGTTAGAAAAGACTGCTGCgataattgtacaaataataG ttctaAACGTGTAGGTACCATTATACCGCGTACATGTGAAGATGAGTATACACGTGAAGAAAAAGTACCACAATCTAAAAAACAAGAA ATAAGTATGGAGCATTCAAATACCAATCAtctgaacatattttttaaatacaacgaACAATCGAATGTATCCAATTGTAAAGTAAAAAATTGTCCACATCCAGTAATGAAGGGACGTCGATTTCAATCATTGAATAATCATATTCTTAAAAGGCATCCAAACGAATACAGACAATTAATGATTaccaagaataataaaaaaaatgaaggacgTCGTTTTGAAGTAGATAAAAACTTGAAACGTAAAATA ACAAGTATTGAGCGTTCAAATTCGAATcttgtgaataaattatattttaactacaacGCAGAATCGGATgaatcaaaatgtaaaatacaaaattgtccACATCCAGTGATGAAGGGTCATCGTTCTAAGACATTGGAGAATCATATTCTTAAAAGGCATCCGAACGAATACAAGCAATTATTGATCGAAAGAAATTGTgaagttgataaaaatatgaataaacgtAAAAAC ATTGGATCCTCAAATGGAATACttgatgatattaaaataaataaaacaaatttaaatacatctttAAACATATCAATGAGTCGAGATATGTTACTGGAAGCTTGTTTAGAACTTGTGACAAATAACGGTAGACCATTTGACATATTCAAAGACTctggaatgaaaaaaatattaaaaccaataactgATGCAATTGGAGGAA attttgatattaatccagaactaatacaattgtatataacTAAGAAAGCTGAAAGTATTGTTAAGATTATTAAAAAGGAAGTAGAAAATCGTCCTTTATCCCTTAAAATTGATCGTGTTATGCGATTAAATCACTCAATAATTGGTATAAATGTACACTACcaagttgaaaataaattgcaaattcGTACCTTGGAAATGACGGTATTGCGTGAATCTCATAATGCTGAACTCTTAAAATCagtg ataataaaagtCCTTGAtcagtacaatattatgcatgatCAAATATATTCCTGTACAGTAGACAGTGGATCCAATATGGTTAAAGTGGTAAAACCTAGTTCTGACAATCAAGGAAATAACGATAATTCCGATAGTGATGCAG AAATTACAAATGAAGAATTATCTGATACAAATGAAGATAACGGAAGAGATATTTTAATTGagcatgaaaataaaaatgatacttTACAAGATCGCATAGCCATTTCATTTCAATCCCCTGAAAAAGGATTGACGCacagttttaaatgttcagCGCACACAATTCAGTTATGTGTTTATGATGGATTAAATAACACCAATCATAaagatattttgaataaagCTCGCAAA atTGTTAGAGAATTGAGAACACCAACAATGGCCAATGCATTAAAAAACAGCGGTTTGAAAAAGTCAATATTAGATTGTAAAACTAAATGGAATTCACTGTACGATATGTTACAAGGCCTATTAGAACACAAAGATTTTTGCCTAATGAAATCTATTGATAATCGATCACTGGAACTCAGCATAACTAATTGGGGCTTAATAGAATCATTG gttgtAGCTTTAAAATCAGTTAAAACAGGCTCTATTTCCCTTCAAAGAGCAGATCTGACAGTTGGAGATTTTTTTGGTTGTTGGTGGAAGATAAAGAATGgacttaacaaaataaataatgtgttttcCGTTGCTATCGTCGAATCAATGAATAAAATGatggaaaaattattatttaatgatgtattttcagcag ctgTCTACTTAGATCCACGATATCAACAGCTACTATCgcttgaatttaaaaataaagctaAAGCTCATCTTTATAAGCTATGGAAACTTTTAGAGTCATTAAAAAATCGTGGAATATCAAATAATCTCAGAGAATCTGCAGACATTTCTAATACCAGTTCTGAAGATTTAAGAATTATTGATGAAGAAGAGGAtgaatttgaacaatttttaaacacaacTTGTGGACCACAGGCTGTTTCATGTAGTACTCAAGTTCAGCTTCCtgatattaaatcaataattgatTCATTTGATCGAGTGGAAAGAATTTCTTATGACACTAATATTAGAGATTACTGGATATTAAAACAGAAAGATATTCCAGAACTCTATAAACTTGCGCAAGTTTTACTAGCTATACCCGCAACTCAA gtcAGTGTTGAAAGGTGCTTTTCGAGCTtaaagtacattttaaatagaaGGGACCTTTCTCCTaccattttagaaaatattatgttggtaaaatgtaataccatcacaaattaa